GGTGTGGCGTTTTCCACACTTTCCACGTATACCCTGAAATTCGAACAGCGCAATGACCGCCTTTACCCTATAGAAAAATCACGCTCGTCTTTCCAGTCGCACACATTATATGTGCTCGCATGCTGATACGAATGTCGCTGGTTCTATCATGGGCGCGTTGGCCACGTTCCGGTGGAGGCGAAACTGCAGAGTCTCATGGACTGTGTGAAGTCGGTGCGCGTTAGAGTACATTAAAttgtggaaatttccggagcccctcagTACCGCGCGCCTCACAATGTCCTCGTTTTGAAGCGTAAAGCAGCGGTAGTTATCTTACCTAAACCACGCTGAAAAACAATTTAACATACATATCATTATTCATATAGTAATAAGGTATTACCGCAATCCCTTGAGGCATTCACCTAACAAAGTTTATTTTTTACAAAAACGGCCTCGCGCCCTCTTTTTGACTTTACCTTTGTGGGTGAAAAAAATATAATGCGGCAATTTAATTTGTATTCCTTTCGCCTTTCTCCGACATACTGTAGTGGTGAAAAACTGGGCTACTTGTAGGTGCCCTTGTAGGGGATGAAGTGGTTCACGCAAGCTTCAAGACTTTAAATACTTATTAAGACAGAGTAAGATATAAAGTTAAATAAGATAAAGCATTTAATGCGCATGCTTAGAATTACATTATTTCCTGCATTGAAACTGCCATTTCACACCACAGTTACTAACATTTTTTATTCATAGAGAAACACTGTGGTTCTTGAAGCTCCCATAAGAGTTTTCTTATGTTGTGATCACTAGTTGCGTATACTCTATTTTCACAAAATGTTCTTACAGCATGCCTTCTTTTTCAGGGAGAAGTGGTTACGGAGGCAGCAGCTTTGGCTCCGGAGGAAGTTTTGGAGGCGGATCTTCGGGACTATTAGGAGGACGAACATCATTTGGAAGAGGTGGTAGCTATGGTGGCGGCCTTGGCGGCCGATGTAGCAATGGCTACTGCGGTGGCTACAGTAGCAGATACGGTGGACGTTGCCAAAGCGGAAACTGCTTCAGCGGTGGATATGGAAGTTCGCTAGGTAGATACGGCGGCGCACTTGGGGGTAGTGGCTTCGGTGGAGGTAACTGGGATCAGAGAGGAGATGGCAGCCAAGGCTTCTCTGGAGGGCGCTTAGCCGGTTTGTTTGGTGGCCGTTCAAGGGGACGCAGGTTCGGACTAGGCCTCGGAAGTTCCATTGGTGGACTAGGGGAAGGACTATTTGGAGGAGGATTGGGTAGCTCCAGTGGTTGGGGTAGCCTCGGCAACTCGGGAGGCTTGGGCAGTCTGGCAATCTCTTTGGGAGGTGGGTATGGCCAAGGTAGCCCCCATAGAGGAGTGAGGGGTCTCCTGCGACGCCTGCGAGGTCGAGGACGCCGAGGCTTGTATGGGGGCTTGGGCAATGGTCTATTGGGAAGATGGGGTAGCAGCTTGTCCTTGGGCTCTAACTTGGGAGGACCTCTTGGTGGTTTCGGTGGCAGCTTCAGTGGTCGATACGGAAGTGGTGGACTCGGTGGAGGATTAGGAAGTGGACTTTTCGGTGGAAGTGGATTGGGAAGTAGCTGGTCCGGGCGCAGGTCTCTCATTGGTTCCCGAAGGGGATTGTTTGGAGGAAGGCTAGGAAGTAGTGGATCAGAGGACAATGATGACAGTGAAAACAGCTCGAGTGGACTTAGCAGAGGACGAAGGGGACTCTTTGGTGGAAATGGATTATTTGGAGGCTCCAGAATTGGCTTATTCGGCCGTCTGAGGTCCCGTCTTGGCTCCCGAGGTGGGTTGTTTGGAGGTCGACTTGGAAGTAGCGGTTCAGAAGATGATGACAGTGAAGACAGCTCGAGGGGACTTAGCGGAAGACGAAGGGGACTCTTTGGTGGAAATGGATTATTTGGAGGCTCTGGAAGGGGCATACTCGGCCGTCTGAGGTCCCGTCGTGGCTCCCGAGGTAGATTGTTTGGAGGTAGATATGGAGGAGATGACGACAGTGAAAGTAGCGGGGGTGGCCTTAGTGGAGGAAGCAGTGGCCTTTTTGGTGGCAGAATATTTGGAGGCTCCGGAAGTGGCTTGTTCGGCAGTAGGAGATCCGGCCTTGGTACAGGCAGTGGATTGTTTGGAGGCAGGCTTGGAAGCAGTGGATTTGGAAGAGATGACGACAGCGAAAGCAACGGGGACGAACTCAGTGGAGGACAAGGAAGTGGACTTTTCGGCGGCATTGGAGGTGGCTCTCGAGGAGGTCTATTTAGAAGCGGACGCTATGGCGGAAGTTCTGGCAGTGGATCATTCAGTGGGGGACTTGGAAGCAATGGACTTGAAGGAAACTTTGGCAGTGGCAGTAGCTGGGGTGGCAGTTTGGGTGGTGATTGGAAGCACTAGTGCACAAATAAACGCAAACTTTCAATGCTTCTCGCGAGCTGTTGTCGCTTGATTCTTGAATCCCCGAGAGTCTGTTTTGCATTTTTTTCGGTAATTAGACATCACGTTATTTTGTGAAGGGTTTATTGTCTGAAAGCAGCCACCCAACGCTTTTTGAACATGATGAGAGAATCGTGGCGATTGATATTCGCGGCTCCTGTGAGCATGTGGGCCAAATATGGTGCAGCGTGAGGCGTGAAATTTTTAAACAAACTCCAAATACAACTAGAAATCCCTGGCTCAACGGATTAATGATGTCATACAACCAACTTTATCTTTGTCGTCTGCCCAAAATTGCTTCATTTGCCCCATTGGCTTATTTGGGCATCGTGAGATGAATAGCTACCGTGGCCTCTCCAGTGTACTTAGATGTGCTCGTATTACGCTCATTGATGCTAGAATTACAGCAGCACGCTtgtgatcacactgaaagtaagtaTCCTGCAAAAATGATGAACCTGCTCTACAAGGTTACGCATGCTGACCAACGGACTTAGTCCCTAGGCATCTACTTCCCCTTCAGCATGTGCAACTTTCAGCTAGCCCGCTGGGACGGAATCAGAAAGTGCTTTGAGGGTGCAGCAAAAACCTTCAACTCCTCTTGAGTAGGCCT
The sequence above is drawn from the Rhipicephalus microplus isolate Deutch F79 chromosome 3, USDA_Rmic, whole genome shotgun sequence genome and encodes:
- the LOC142803948 gene encoding uncharacterized protein LOC142803948, translated to MKSLRLTALFAALLACHGLHASHAYRRSGYGGSSFGSGGSFGGGSSGLLGGRTSFGRGGSYGGGLGGRCSNGYCGGYSSRYGGRCQSGNCFSGGYGSSLGRYGGALGGSGFGGGNWDQRGDGSQGFSGGRLAGLFGGRSRGRRFGLGLGSSIGGLGEGLFGGGLGSSSGWGSLGNSGGLGSLAISLGGGYGQGSPHRGVRGLLRRLRGRGRRGLYGGLGNGLLGRWGSSLSLGSNLGGPLGGFGGSFSGRYGSGGLGGGLGSGLFGGSGLGSSWSGRRSLIGSRRGLFGGRLGSSGSEDNDDSENSSSGLSRGRRGLFGGNGLFGGSRIGLFGRLRSRLGSRGGLFGGRLGSSGSEDDDSEDSSRGLSGRRRGLFGGNGLFGGSGRGILGRLRSRRGSRGRLFGGRYGGDDDSESSGGGLSGGSSGLFGGRIFGGSGSGLFGSRRSGLGTGSGLFGGRLGSSGFGRDDDSESNGDELSGGQGSGLFGGIGGGSRGGLFRSGRYGGSSGSGSFSGGLGSNGLEGNFGSGSSWGGSLGGDWKH